The following proteins are encoded in a genomic region of Arachis stenosperma cultivar V10309 chromosome 4, arast.V10309.gnm1.PFL2, whole genome shotgun sequence:
- the LOC130974594 gene encoding uncharacterized protein LOC130974594, which translates to MPFPWKKKKSPVTRISRIVADFHSPKRGSSLVVQTGFPTSLIDLFVKNRSRFARTKKRAPPEQISDPRPPPPSPAVTPPPSPPILPPQAESPRPDAAIQEEIKAAADGGTGAGEVIEFGSGNRVAAGVAVRWSLVVVVVLIACVERLTVGITVSSLALLFLEYAAKRTVSCAWFQKKNKKEEEVVCEVANFKREFSELRSGCDEIESVETFGPDLGLVGKGGRKGRTGNLKMKSMMVKKLMLEKFRRSKKEKKIESASAVVEEEKLVMSFDIEEEEDDCGGNTGKESSSMVIEVKEIGGRIGNSSGYRILIVIVLVGLLVGRFEALILIMLWCLVVAIVKSLWKSKSQNMNVPWL; encoded by the coding sequence ATGCCGTTTCcgtggaaaaagaagaagagtcCGGTTACCCGAATTTCTCGAATCGTCGCCGATTTTCACTCGCCAAAACGCGGCTCCTCCCTTGTCGTTCAGACCGGTTTCCCTACCTCCCTCATCGATCTCTTCGTCAAGAACCGGAGCCGCTTCGCCCGAACCAAGAAACGGGCTCCACCCGAACAAATCTCCGATCCACGGCCGCCACCTCCCTCTCCGGCCGTCACACCTCCGCCTTCGCCACCTATCCTCCCCCCACAAGCGGAGTCCCCGCGGCCAGACGCCGCAATCCAAGAAGAAATCAAGGCGGCGGCGGACGGTGGTACTGGAGCGGGTGAGGTAATAGAATTCGGGTCGGGGAATAGAGTTGCGGCGGGTGTTGCGGTGAGGTGGTCACTCGTGGTGGTTGTGGTTCTGATTGCGTGCGTTGAGAGATTAACGGTTGGGATTACAGTTTCTTCTTTGGCGCTTCTATTTCTGGAGTACGCGGCGAAACGCACCGTTTCGTGTGCTTGGTTCcaaaaaaagaataagaaagaagaggaagTAGTGTGTGAGGTGGCAAATTTTAAGCGGGAGTTCTCCGAATTGAGGTCCGGTTGTGATGAAATTGAATCTGTGGAGACATTTGGGCCTGATTTGGGCCTTGTCGGTAAAGGTGGGAGGAAGGGTAGAACTGGTAATTTGAAGATGAAGTCGATGATGGTGAAGAAGCTAATGCTGGAGAAGTTCCGTAGGtctaagaaagagaagaagattgAGTCAGCGAGTGCGGTGGtggaagaagagaagttggtgATGAGTTTTGatattgaagaggaagaagatgattGTGGTGGAAACACTGGTAAAGAATCATCGTCAATGGTAATTGAGGTGAAGGAAATTGGGGGTAGAATTGGGAATTCATCAGGTTACAGGATTCTAATAGTGATTGTACTTGTTGGGCTTCTTGTTGGTCGATTCGAGGCACTGATACTCATAATGTTATGGTGTTTGGTGGTGGCGATAGTTAAAAGTCTTTGGAAATCGAAGTCACAGAATATGAATGTGCCATGGCTATGA
- the LOC130974595 gene encoding uncharacterized protein LOC130974595: MEMTLNNKNKFGFVDGMIPPPEEGVSHPSKFCWRRLNDIVSTWILNSVSKEIASSLIFAGSAHEIWTDLGHRFQQKNGPRIYELRKDLINMKQDSLSVSQFFTKLVCGRNYAIFDLHYAFGILLMKPLPSISEVFSLIVQEEWQRGLTFTPPTSNETQLNFAVKNTQYNSKIRQGKKDKPLCTHCSLLVHTRDKCYKLHGYPPNYKKQSPATIRVNHVDTSEDIPLQLTSQQYEQLISFFFA; encoded by the exons ATGGAAATGACGCTTAATAACAAAAACAAGTTTGGATTCGTTGACGGCATGATTCCGCCACCTGAGGAAGGTGTGTCTCATCCTTCCAAGTTCTGCTGGCGTCGTCTAAACGACATCGTCAGCACCTGGATTCTCAACTCTGTTTCCAAGGAGATCGCATCGAGCTTGATCTTTGCTGGTTCTGCTCATGAGATTTGGACAGATCTAGGTCACCGATTTCAGCAAAAGAACGGTCCTCGAATCTATGAACTTCGAAAAGATTTAATCAATATGAAACAAGAttctctctctgtctctcagtTTTTTACTAAGCTTGTGTGTGGGAGGAATTATGCCATTTTCGACCTTCATTACGCT TTCGGAATTCTGTTGATGAAGCCTTTGCCTAGCATCTCTGAAGTTTTCTCGCTAATCGTTCAAGAAGAGTGGCAACGAGGACTGACTTTTACTCCTCCAACAAGCAATGAGACGCAACTGAATTTTGCCGTGAAGAACACACAGTACAATTCCAAGATCCGGCAAGGGAAGAAAGATAAGCCGCTCTGTACTCACTGCAGTTTACTCGTCCACACCAGGGACAAATGCTACAAGTTACATGGTTATCCACCTAATTACAAGAAGCAAAGTCCAGCCACAATTCGAGTCAACCATGTGGACACAAGTGAGGACATTCCTCTTCAGCTCACTTCTCAACAGTATGAACAATTAATATCATTCTTCTTTGCATAA